Proteins encoded in a region of the Inquilinus sp. KBS0705 genome:
- a CDS encoding acyltransferase — protein sequence MNNNQLATKPHYPILDGLRGVAAIIVVTFHLVEPLATSHADILVNHGYLAVDFFFLLSGFVIGYAYDDRWNKMTVGSFFKRRVKRLQPMVVLGMTLGAIGFYFTDSTLWPLIHTIPVWKMLLVMLVGYTILPVPLSLDIRGWQEMHPLNSVGWSLFFEYIANILYAIWIRKFSKTALSILVVIAAIALAHLATTNGEVSGGWTLNLEQVRIGFTRTMYPFFAGLLLSRAAKPTQIKNAFLWCSLLVVIVLYMPRIGDATHFWMNGAYEAACIIIVFPFIVYLGAGGVLQTQTEQRVCKFLGDISYPLYMVHYPLVYFYVAWVSNHKGVTLAQAWPYALLILTGSIALAYAALKWYDEPVRKWLRTKLA from the coding sequence ATGAATAATAACCAGCTGGCTACCAAGCCGCACTACCCTATATTAGACGGCCTGCGCGGTGTGGCGGCAATTATTGTGGTTACCTTTCACCTGGTAGAGCCATTGGCTACCAGCCATGCAGATATCCTTGTTAACCATGGTTACCTGGCTGTAGATTTTTTCTTTTTATTATCCGGTTTCGTTATAGGTTATGCTTATGACGACCGTTGGAATAAGATGACCGTCGGCAGTTTTTTTAAACGCCGTGTAAAGCGGCTGCAACCTATGGTGGTTTTGGGGATGACCCTTGGGGCAATCGGTTTTTATTTTACCGATTCGACACTGTGGCCGCTTATTCATACCATCCCTGTATGGAAAATGCTGCTGGTGATGCTTGTTGGGTACACCATATTGCCTGTGCCCCTATCGCTTGATATACGTGGCTGGCAAGAGATGCACCCGCTTAATAGCGTGGGCTGGTCGTTATTTTTTGAATACATCGCCAACATCCTTTATGCTATCTGGATCAGAAAATTCTCAAAAACGGCATTAAGTATTTTAGTAGTTATTGCCGCCATTGCGCTTGCGCACCTGGCCACCACAAATGGCGAAGTAAGCGGTGGCTGGACATTGAACTTAGAACAGGTACGCATTGGCTTTACCCGCACCATGTATCCTTTTTTCGCGGGCTTGCTGCTATCGCGTGCAGCAAAACCAACGCAAATTAAAAACGCCTTTTTGTGGTGCAGCCTTTTGGTAGTTATAGTACTTTATATGCCCCGCATTGGCGACGCCACACATTTTTGGATGAATGGGGCTTATGAAGCTGCCTGTATCATCATCGTGTTCCCGTTTATTGTATACCTTGGTGCCGGCGGCGTGTTGCAAACACAAACGGAGCAAAGAGTATGCAAATTTTTAGGTGATATATCTTACCCCCTTTACATGGTACATTACCCCCTTGTGTATTTTTATGTTGCCTGGGTTAGCAACCATAAAGGGGTAACCTTAGCCCAGGCATGGCCCTATGCCTTACTTATTTTAACCGGTAGTATTGCTTTGGCCTATGCCGCCTTAAAATGGTACGATGAGCCGGTTAGGAAATGGTTACGTACAAAGCTGGCGTAG
- a CDS encoding PAS domain S-box protein, translating into MKYTEQERLNAVNRFKHLDAGITNDLNELVSLIAEICNTPVALITLLDKDTQWFKASVGTEVDCTDRSVSFCNHTIEQDGLLIIPDLAADDNYNTNPLVTGEPHVRFYAGATLTTKDGYAIGSLCVIDMQPRELTEHQKKSMLVMAKQVINLVEFNWSMSNLAAQHKREHEQNIAISESQLKLKAIFDSSVDTHVLVNKNYEVLAYNRSAATFIRNTYSHKLTEGDSILDFTDPDILNQFKKYFNVALGGRTIKREWMMMAGTPYACWKATSFIPVKNNTGEVIGVALNSTDVTHHKKQEAYINVQNDALQRIAMIQSHELRRPVASLLGIMDLIRMENISFNYMDMMEITVNELDEKIRGIVKDSENTLHGRHLAIVA; encoded by the coding sequence ATGAAATATACAGAGCAAGAACGCCTTAATGCTGTTAACAGGTTTAAGCACCTTGATGCTGGTATTACTAATGATTTAAATGAACTGGTATCGCTAATTGCCGAAATATGTAATACACCCGTTGCCCTTATTACCTTGCTTGATAAAGACACCCAATGGTTTAAAGCTTCGGTAGGTACCGAGGTGGATTGTACCGACAGAAGCGTGTCGTTTTGTAACCATACCATTGAGCAGGACGGTTTACTTATTATACCCGACCTTGCAGCTGACGATAACTACAATACCAACCCGCTGGTTACCGGCGAGCCTCATGTACGCTTTTATGCAGGTGCAACCCTTACAACAAAAGATGGTTATGCCATTGGCAGTTTGTGCGTGATAGATATGCAGCCGAGGGAGCTGACCGAACATCAGAAAAAATCGATGCTGGTTATGGCTAAACAAGTTATAAACCTGGTAGAGTTTAACTGGAGCATGAGCAACCTTGCTGCACAACACAAAAGAGAACACGAACAAAATATTGCCATAAGCGAATCGCAGTTAAAACTGAAGGCCATTTTTGATAGCTCGGTTGATACGCACGTATTAGTGAATAAAAACTACGAGGTGCTGGCTTATAACAGATCGGCAGCAACTTTTATCCGTAATACTTATAGCCACAAATTAACCGAGGGCGATTCTATTTTAGATTTTACAGACCCGGATATACTTAACCAGTTTAAAAAATACTTTAACGTAGCTTTAGGCGGCCGCACCATTAAACGCGAGTGGATGATGATGGCAGGCACACCTTATGCCTGTTGGAAAGCAACCAGCTTTATCCCCGTAAAAAACAACACCGGCGAAGTAATAGGCGTGGCCCTAAACTCAACCGATGTTACCCACCATAAAAAGCAGGAAGCCTACATTAACGTACAAAATGATGCCTTACAGCGTATTGCCATGATACAATCGCACGAGCTGCGCCGCCCAGTAGCATCGTTGTTAGGTATAATGGACCTGATACGGATGGAAAACATCAGTTTTAATTATATGGATATGATGGAAATTACCGTAAACGAACTCGACGAAAAAATACGCGGTATAGTTAAAGATTCGGAAAATACCCTGCATGGCCGCCACCTGGCAATTGTAGCCTAA
- a CDS encoding M1 family metallopeptidase, which produces MLKSILLALFCSVLFLQLQAQDLYMPRDIKQAFTKGTRSPDGKPGPKYWQNHGVYNISISTVPPASLVKGVETITYFNNSPDTLKRLNMKLILNIHRPGAPRMGGAGADYLTSGVQIDSFLVNGQKKSWNNTTAAGTNQPISLTTPLMPHDSVKLNITWHFDVSKQSGREGKIDSTSYYLAYFYPRVSVYDDYNGWDRVTFTDAQEFYNDFNDYTLNVTVPKNYIVWATGTLRNPKQVLQKEYAERLERSMTSDSTIHVATIDEVKGNKVTAQNATNTWTWTATNISDVAVGLSDHYIWDAGSVIVDKATGRRSSMQAAYSEKGTDFKMSVQYGRNALGWFSNNWPGVPYPFPKMTAFQGFADMEYPMMVNDSQMGDPGFAQLVQDHEIAHTWFPFYMGINESRYAYMDEGWATTLEYLIGTAEKGKEKADAFYKQFRINGWINDKSSNEDLPIITQSSELTTGYGNNAYGKPSLSYLALKDMLGDELFKKALHGYMDRWHGKHPIPWDYFNSMSSVSGRNLKWFFNNWFFSNGYNDIAITNPVKGKDGYTITVSNIGGFAIPFDVVLTFADGTTKTIHQTPAVWEANQKQTLVTFKAVIGKSLKSVTLDNGIFVDANKADNTWVVQ; this is translated from the coding sequence ATGTTAAAATCAATACTGTTAGCATTATTTTGCAGTGTACTTTTCTTACAACTGCAGGCTCAGGATCTGTACATGCCGCGCGATATTAAGCAGGCTTTTACAAAAGGTACCCGTTCGCCTGATGGTAAGCCCGGCCCAAAATATTGGCAAAACCACGGGGTTTATAATATATCTATAAGCACGGTACCGCCTGCAAGCCTGGTAAAAGGGGTAGAAACCATTACCTACTTCAACAATAGCCCAGATACGCTTAAAAGGCTTAATATGAAGCTTATTCTGAATATTCACCGTCCGGGTGCACCGCGCATGGGTGGTGCTGGTGCCGACTATTTAACATCGGGTGTGCAAATAGATTCGTTTTTGGTAAACGGCCAAAAAAAGAGCTGGAACAATACTACAGCCGCGGGCACCAACCAGCCTATAAGCCTTACTACACCATTAATGCCCCATGACTCGGTTAAGCTGAACATTACCTGGCACTTTGATGTAAGCAAGCAAAGCGGCCGCGAAGGCAAAATAGATTCGACCAGCTATTACCTGGCATATTTTTATCCGCGGGTATCTGTTTACGACGATTACAATGGCTGGGACCGCGTAACCTTTACAGACGCGCAAGAATTTTATAACGATTTTAACGATTATACCTTAAACGTAACCGTACCTAAAAACTACATTGTTTGGGCTACAGGTACCCTACGCAACCCTAAACAGGTATTACAGAAAGAGTATGCCGAGCGCCTGGAAAGATCAATGACCAGCGACAGCACTATACATGTAGCTACCATTGATGAGGTTAAAGGCAACAAGGTAACCGCCCAAAACGCTACCAACACCTGGACATGGACCGCTACCAACATCAGCGATGTGGCAGTTGGCTTAAGCGACCACTACATTTGGGACGCAGGCAGCGTGATTGTAGACAAAGCTACCGGACGCCGGTCGAGCATGCAGGCTGCTTATTCAGAGAAAGGTACCGATTTTAAAATGTCGGTGCAGTATGGCCGTAACGCTTTGGGTTGGTTTAGCAACAACTGGCCGGGCGTACCTTACCCATTCCCTAAAATGACTGCTTTTCAGGGTTTTGCAGATATGGAATACCCTATGATGGTAAACGATAGCCAAATGGGCGACCCTGGCTTTGCACAGCTTGTGCAGGACCACGAGATAGCGCATACCTGGTTTCCGTTTTATATGGGCATAAACGAGAGCCGCTACGCCTATATGGACGAAGGCTGGGCCACTACCTTAGAATACCTGATAGGCACTGCCGAAAAGGGCAAAGAGAAGGCTGACGCCTTCTATAAACAGTTCCGTATAAATGGCTGGATAAATGACAAATCGAGCAACGAGGACCTGCCTATTATCACCCAATCAAGCGAGCTGACCACAGGCTATGGTAACAATGCCTATGGCAAGCCATCGTTAAGCTATTTGGCTTTAAAAGACATGTTAGGCGATGAGCTATTTAAGAAAGCCCTGCATGGCTACATGGACAGATGGCATGGCAAACACCCTATCCCATGGGATTATTTTAACTCAATGAGCAGTGTATCAGGCAGAAACCTTAAGTGGTTTTTTAACAACTGGTTCTTTAGCAATGGCTACAACGACATTGCCATTACCAACCCTGTAAAGGGAAAAGATGGCTATACCATCACTGTAAGCAACATTGGCGGCTTTGCCATTCCGTTTGATGTGGTGCTGACCTTTGCTGATGGTACAACCAAAACCATACACCAAACCCCAGCCGTTTGGGAGGCTAACCAAAAACAAACACTGGTTACCTTTAAAGCAGTTATAGGCAAAAGCCTTAAGTCGGTTACGTTGGATAATGGCATTTTTGTGGATGCCAACAAAGCCGATAACACCTGGGTTGTTCAGTAA
- a CDS encoding YtxH domain-containing protein, producing the protein MKDQAKIIAALLVGAAAGAALGLLLAPEKGEELRGDIADYVNDLVDKAKNKAQSTADNLKEYGSSAVDSVKSKFSGAVSDAENAAQDAKSQATNYAENGFSDAKQKAKGTANDWNNSIQNA; encoded by the coding sequence ATGAAAGATCAAGCAAAAATTATAGCAGCACTTTTGGTAGGTGCTGCGGCGGGCGCTGCTTTAGGGTTATTATTAGCTCCTGAAAAAGGCGAAGAGTTGAGAGGCGATATTGCTGATTACGTTAACGACCTTGTTGATAAGGCGAAGAATAAAGCACAATCGACAGCTGATAACCTGAAAGAGTATGGCAGCAGTGCTGTTGACTCGGTAAAGTCGAAATTTAGCGGTGCTGTTAGCGATGCAGAGAATGCTGCACAGGATGCAAAATCGCAAGCTACTAACTACGCCGAAAACGGTTTTAGTGATGCCAAGCAAAAAGCAAAGGGCACAGCTAACGATTGGAACAACTCTATACAAAACGCATAA
- a CDS encoding DUF418 domain-containing protein yields the protein MPRSDFQPISNNQRIPLIDVLRGWALLGVVLMNYIDFYFLAPDSSVKTSKATDLLLVACSLVFSSKSWTLLSFLFGYGFSVIMQSSRLKNINSYSFFVKRMLWLFVFAFINCVFYFGDILKDYAFLGLILLLFNRCSAKASLYFSAALFVVIPLVTAWIIHITGTELWGIFTPYLHLYKSSNLLNVFWFNLQGTWFGQVINLNCAVTVHTVMFCCFLLGQAAQKASFFTRTDLKQKMTHIWAISLLCLIIVYLLTYLVNKPALLKPYFNADYWTVLITMVFISSSICWLYLSGKWQGIFTHLQYMGKMTLTNYITQNIIGVFLFSGAGLGWAVMHKLPVACYYLLGLVIYIVQLYFSKWWLGRYNYGPIEWLWRQLSYGKRLTIKK from the coding sequence ATGCCCCGTTCCGATTTTCAGCCCATATCAAATAACCAGCGTATACCGCTTATTGATGTATTGCGTGGCTGGGCACTTTTGGGGGTTGTGCTAATGAACTACATCGACTTTTACTTTTTAGCACCCGATAGCAGCGTTAAAACAAGTAAGGCTACCGATTTACTCTTAGTGGCATGTAGTTTGGTTTTCTCATCAAAATCCTGGACACTGCTTAGCTTTTTATTTGGCTATGGCTTTTCGGTAATTATGCAAAGCAGCCGCCTAAAAAACATCAACAGCTATAGTTTTTTTGTAAAGCGCATGCTTTGGCTGTTTGTGTTCGCCTTCATAAACTGTGTTTTTTACTTCGGTGATATTTTAAAGGATTATGCTTTTTTAGGGCTTATACTGCTGCTTTTTAACCGTTGCAGCGCTAAAGCATCCCTTTATTTTAGTGCTGCCCTATTTGTGGTTATTCCACTGGTTACCGCCTGGATAATACACATTACAGGTACTGAACTTTGGGGAATATTCACTCCGTATTTACATTTATACAAAAGCAGCAATTTGTTAAACGTTTTTTGGTTTAACCTGCAAGGTACCTGGTTTGGGCAGGTTATCAATTTAAATTGCGCGGTAACCGTGCATACGGTTATGTTTTGTTGTTTTTTGCTGGGCCAGGCAGCCCAAAAGGCCAGTTTCTTTACCAGAACCGATCTTAAGCAAAAGATGACCCACATATGGGCGATAAGCCTGCTGTGTTTAATTATTGTTTATTTGCTAACCTACCTGGTAAATAAACCCGCCCTTTTAAAGCCCTACTTTAATGCCGATTACTGGACAGTGCTTATCACTATGGTATTTATTTCATCATCAATATGCTGGCTTTATTTAAGCGGCAAGTGGCAGGGGATATTTACTCACTTACAATATATGGGTAAAATGACCCTAACCAACTACATCACCCAAAACATTATTGGTGTGTTTTTATTTTCGGGTGCCGGGCTGGGCTGGGCTGTAATGCATAAACTGCCTGTTGCTTGCTACTACCTGCTGGGCCTGGTTATTTACATTGTACAGCTTTATTTTAGCAAATGGTGGCTTGGCAGGTATAACTACGGCCCTATTGAGTGGCTGTGGCGCCAATTAAGCTATGGCAAAAGGTTAACTATTAAAAAGTAG
- a CDS encoding cold-shock protein, giving the protein MQKEGTVKFFNETKGFGFITPNGGGADVFVHSTGLIDEIRENDKVEFEVENGRKGLNAVNVKVV; this is encoded by the coding sequence ATGCAAAAAGAAGGAACAGTAAAATTTTTCAATGAAACAAAAGGCTTTGGCTTTATCACACCAAACGGTGGCGGCGCAGACGTATTTGTTCATTCAACAGGCCTAATCGATGAGATCCGTGAGAACGATAAAGTAGAGTTTGAAGTAGAAAACGGAAGAAAAGGCTTAAACGCGGTAAATGTAAAAGTTGTTTAA
- a CDS encoding DUF892 family protein, whose amino-acid sequence MQADTPNTPDVKFLKEIFLHHLDRIYNGKCFLRKKLAHLVSLASFKGLQLAIEEFADDIKKQISRMEEVYKLIGETATDADCNPIRSIVQDEFCIDENQAIPLLNDLDLALYIQVLEHVHITSYRMLIMIATLLKEPEVKQLLVENLDESTDNDKLFTLLAKEYISTDL is encoded by the coding sequence ATGCAAGCCGATACCCCGAATACCCCGGATGTAAAGTTTCTGAAAGAGATTTTCTTACATCATTTAGATAGAATATATAACGGCAAATGCTTTTTACGTAAAAAACTTGCTCACCTGGTAAGCCTGGCATCTTTTAAGGGCTTGCAATTGGCAATAGAAGAGTTTGCTGATGATATCAAAAAGCAGATATCGCGCATGGAAGAGGTTTACAAACTAATAGGCGAAACTGCTACAGATGCGGACTGTAACCCCATCAGATCGATAGTACAAGACGAATTTTGTATTGATGAGAACCAGGCTATCCCTTTGTTAAACGACCTTGATCTTGCCCTATATATACAAGTGCTGGAGCATGTACACATTACATCGTACCGAATGCTTATTATGATAGCTACTTTGCTAAAAGAACCCGAGGTGAAGCAATTATTAGTGGAAAACCTTGATGAATCTACCGATAACGACAAGCTGTTTACCTTATTGGCCAAAGAGTATATAAGCACTGATTTATAA
- a CDS encoding DNA mismatch repair protein MutS, which translates to MRYKLGDFVRFVDEKLEGYVTRIIDEQMIGVTVEDDFEIPVLASKVTSVHGHGLVVNEDDEFVVEAPQTGDFVNKGVYIAVITDAKANALVHLYLLNQTSYRLLTSVTTDLQKTFKGEFAGIIESQSSAKIYSAKLSDLQLWPKFIFQVLFHTAQNQPALEPLNITEQFKAKDFAGAKKQVPILNQQGWLIQLDQPELVIDAQKLKEAFFKPAEEKQELAKPKTEVDLHIEKLRDDYQFLQSSEILNIQTTHFKQALDAAIVHQMPDITFIHGTGNGILKHELHKLLSKHPKVQTFMDARKEKFGYGATKVILK; encoded by the coding sequence ATGAGATATAAGTTAGGCGATTTTGTGCGGTTTGTAGACGAAAAACTGGAAGGTTATGTTACCCGGATCATTGATGAGCAAATGATAGGGGTAACCGTTGAGGATGATTTTGAGATACCTGTTTTAGCCAGTAAGGTAACATCGGTGCATGGGCATGGGTTGGTTGTGAACGAGGATGATGAGTTTGTAGTTGAGGCACCACAAACCGGCGATTTTGTGAACAAAGGCGTTTATATTGCGGTAATAACCGATGCAAAAGCCAACGCATTGGTGCACTTGTATTTGCTTAACCAAACATCTTATAGGTTGCTTACCTCGGTTACCACCGACTTGCAAAAGACTTTTAAAGGGGAATTTGCCGGGATAATAGAATCACAATCATCAGCCAAAATATATTCGGCCAAACTAAGTGACCTGCAATTGTGGCCGAAGTTTATTTTTCAGGTATTGTTTCACACAGCGCAAAACCAACCCGCGTTAGAGCCGCTTAATATTACTGAACAATTTAAAGCAAAAGATTTTGCAGGGGCTAAAAAACAGGTGCCTATATTAAATCAGCAAGGTTGGCTCATACAGCTTGACCAGCCCGAACTGGTGATAGATGCTCAGAAGCTAAAAGAAGCGTTTTTTAAACCTGCTGAAGAAAAGCAGGAATTGGCTAAACCTAAAACAGAGGTTGACCTACACATAGAGAAACTGCGTGATGATTACCAATTTTTGCAAAGCAGCGAAATATTAAATATACAAACCACTCACTTTAAACAAGCTTTAGATGCTGCCATAGTGCATCAAATGCCCGATATAACCTTTATACATGGCACGGGTAATGGCATTTTAAAACACGAACTTCATAAGCTATTAAGTAAACACCCCAAAGTGCAAACTTTTATGGATGCCCGTAAAGAGAAGTTTGGTTATGGGGCTACCAAGGTTATATTAAAGTAA
- a CDS encoding DUF4968 domain-containing protein, with protein sequence MYKLNFGFKKLSLLFVFIVCFGGANAAILSFTKTAKGITFKLDKGLMQINICKADIVEVKYTMLGAFNDKPSLVVNNNWPQAIAYTVTDNGTDITITTSRLKLKVNKATNAITYFDTTGHVITSEASSNKTMTAATIAGIETYNCTTEFNSPADEALYGLGCHPLDSLSINYKGRNQDMAIKYLTGAIPVMLSTKGYGLMWDNYSASNFYGAEDGNTKFKYVSESGKQVDYYFFYGPDFDQVINLYRIATGKAQMYGKWAYGLFQSQDRYLSEAEILTVKDNYRNNHIPVDVLVQDWYYWDPLPIGSHIMKPERYPHPKQLIDALHKANLHAMISIWPVFGKGTPNYDALEKMGGLTSITWDNVVTHTFDTYYDAHNPAARELYWQQARDSLVKRYGWDAWWIDQCEPDNGALLDERRKANFYTGKGIDYFNTYSLQHTKGVYEGWRRDIPGKRAFFLVRQSFAGEQRNASTLWSSDIECTFANFKNQVPQGINACASGIPYWTSDIGGYHWHWTAPDWSKPEFRELFTRWFQFGAFSPIFRIHGKGERALFSKNWDESTRATLLKFDNLRYRLLPYIYSLAGKVNADNYTIMRALTFDFRDDANVYGIPDQYMFGPAFLVNPVTAQLYTGAGADSKAKTRNVYLPKSTKWYNFWTGEVLDGGQNLTVDVPMDMMPLYVKAGSIIPMGPVMEYATEKPADNIELRVYPGANGSFKLYEDENDNYNYEKGQKANITFTWNDKLRQLTISDTKGSFPGMLKSRLFKIVKVNGAHGSNTSITAIADKTIRYTGRKVVVYL encoded by the coding sequence ATGTACAAGCTTAATTTCGGCTTTAAAAAGTTATCGCTATTATTTGTTTTTATAGTTTGTTTCGGTGGTGCAAATGCTGCCATACTATCATTTACCAAAACGGCCAAAGGCATCACATTTAAGCTGGATAAAGGCTTAATGCAGATAAATATTTGCAAGGCTGATATTGTGGAGGTAAAGTACACCATGCTTGGTGCCTTTAATGACAAACCGTCACTTGTAGTTAACAACAACTGGCCCCAGGCTATTGCTTACACAGTAACCGATAATGGAACAGATATAACCATTACCACATCGCGTTTAAAGCTTAAAGTAAATAAAGCTACTAATGCAATTACTTATTTTGATACCACAGGCCATGTTATCACATCCGAAGCAAGCAGTAACAAAACTATGACTGCAGCCACTATTGCCGGTATCGAAACCTATAATTGTACTACTGAATTTAACTCGCCAGCAGATGAAGCGCTATATGGCCTGGGCTGCCATCCTTTAGATTCGTTATCTATTAATTACAAGGGCCGCAATCAGGACATGGCGATTAAATATTTAACAGGAGCCATACCGGTTATGTTGTCAACTAAAGGGTATGGGCTTATGTGGGATAATTATTCAGCATCAAATTTTTATGGTGCCGAAGATGGAAACACTAAATTCAAATACGTATCTGAGAGTGGCAAACAAGTAGATTATTACTTTTTTTATGGCCCCGATTTTGACCAGGTAATTAACCTTTACCGCATTGCCACAGGTAAAGCGCAGATGTATGGTAAATGGGCCTATGGCTTGTTTCAATCGCAGGATAGGTATTTGAGCGAGGCAGAGATACTAACCGTAAAAGATAACTATCGTAACAACCACATACCTGTAGATGTACTGGTGCAGGATTGGTATTATTGGGATCCATTGCCTATAGGTTCGCATATTATGAAGCCTGAGCGGTACCCACATCCAAAACAGTTGATAGATGCGTTGCATAAGGCCAACCTGCATGCCATGATATCTATCTGGCCCGTATTTGGTAAAGGTACCCCTAATTACGATGCTTTAGAAAAAATGGGCGGCCTCACCAGCATTACCTGGGATAACGTGGTTACACACACTTTTGATACTTACTACGATGCCCATAACCCCGCCGCACGCGAATTATATTGGCAGCAAGCTCGCGATAGCCTTGTAAAACGGTATGGCTGGGATGCATGGTGGATAGATCAATGCGAACCTGATAATGGAGCCTTGCTTGACGAACGCCGTAAAGCAAACTTTTACACCGGCAAAGGGATAGATTATTTTAACACCTATTCGTTACAGCACACCAAGGGTGTTTACGAGGGCTGGCGCAGGGATATACCCGGTAAACGCGCGTTTTTCTTAGTAAGGCAGTCTTTTGCAGGCGAGCAGCGCAACGCATCAACGCTATGGTCGTCGGATATTGAGTGTACGTTTGCTAATTTCAAAAACCAGGTGCCACAAGGTATTAACGCATGCGCATCGGGCATACCGTACTGGACATCGGATATTGGTGGTTACCACTGGCACTGGACAGCGCCCGATTGGTCGAAACCGGAGTTTAGGGAATTGTTTACACGTTGGTTCCAGTTTGGTGCTTTTAGCCCTATATTCCGTATACATGGTAAAGGCGAACGTGCCTTATTTTCAAAGAACTGGGACGAAAGTACCCGCGCTACGCTATTGAAGTTTGATAACCTGCGTTACAGGCTGCTACCTTATATTTATTCGCTTGCCGGCAAGGTAAACGCCGATAACTATACCATAATGCGTGCACTAACCTTTGATTTTAGGGACGATGCCAATGTTTATGGTATACCAGACCAATATATGTTTGGCCCCGCGTTTTTAGTTAACCCGGTTACTGCCCAGCTATATACAGGAGCCGGTGCCGATAGTAAAGCTAAAACACGCAATGTATACTTACCAAAATCAACTAAATGGTACAACTTTTGGACAGGCGAGGTGCTTGACGGTGGGCAAAACCTTACTGTTGATGTACCGATGGACATGATGCCGTTATATGTTAAGGCAGGCTCGATCATACCTATGGGGCCGGTAATGGAATATGCCACTGAGAAGCCTGCTGACAACATTGAACTGCGCGTTTACCCTGGCGCAAATGGTTCTTTTAAACTATACGAAGACGAGAACGACAACTATAACTACGAAAAAGGACAAAAGGCAAATATCACCTTTACCTGGAACGATAAATTGCGCCAGTTAACTATATCAGATACTAAAGGGAGTTTCCCGGGGATGTTAAAATCACGCTTATTTAAAATTGTTAAAGTAAATGGTGCGCATGGTTCAAACACCTCGATAACCGCCATTGCAGATAAGACCATACGTTACACAGGCAGAAAAGTAGTGGTTTATTTATAA